The following are from one region of the Juglans regia cultivar Chandler chromosome 10, Walnut 2.0, whole genome shotgun sequence genome:
- the LOC108998765 gene encoding protein SIEVE ELEMENT OCCLUSION B-like: MSILRNELSSFSWTEKAVLILTAFAVDYGDFWALVKLQSFDSLVELVGVTKREPTTINCPDLIKCEKEIGDISYLIKDTLEAIKCIIEFERQSNWADTRGIKTTLLTTVTDSIPLHVYWVIVTVVACTTQMFCLSNDTVKTMDLSPLIEKMSTNLDLLKKNVHDCGQQIVKPMRQRILAVKATGPGVYVSEDYTFLYGSTNNGWKDQFLGYVTNIIRDLAVNHPKISIRKQDVLKLNSGKLKVRAKELQARFKSDRGYVELYKDSRIIVGDYGTTIVKVLEKFDDWKGSLNQFGFGDCFKDYYDN, translated from the exons ATGTCCATACTTCGTAATGAGCTCTCAAGCTTTTCATGGACTGAAAAAGCAGTGCTGATACTAACTGCTTTTGCTGTGGACTATGGAGATTTTTGGGCCCTTGTAAAGTTACAGTCGTTCGACAGTCTTGTGGAATTAGTGGGAGTCACAAAACGTGAACCTACGACTATAAACTGCCCAGACCTTATAAAATGCGAGAAAGAGATTGGTGATATTAGTTATTTGATCAAGGACACGTTGGAAGCAATCAAATGCATTATTGAGTTCGAAAGGCAATCTAACTGGGCTGATACCAGGGGAATCAAAACTACATTGTTAACCACTGTCACGGACAGTATCCCATTGCATGTCTACTGGGTAATCGTAACTGTTGTTGCTTGCACGACTCAGATGTTTTGTCTCAGTAACGATAC GGTCAAGACAATGGATCTATCGCCCTTGATTGAGAAGATGAGCACCAACCTCGACTTACTAAAGAAGAATGTACACGATTGCGGTCAACAAATAG tgaaacCTATGCGGCAAAGGATTTTGGCGGTTAAAGCTACAGGACCAGGCGTG TATGTGAGCGAGGATTACACTTTCTTATATGGATCCACCAACAACGGATGGAAGGACCAATTTCTTGGTTATGTAACTAATATCATTCGCGATTTGGCCGTAAACCACCCAAAAATAAGCATCAGAAAACAGGATGTATTGAAGTTAAACAGTGGGAAGCTGAAAGTTCGTGCTAAAGAGTTGCAGGCTCGCTTCAAAAGTGATCGGGGTTATGTTGAGCTCTACAAAGATTCTCGAATCATAGTAGGTGATTACGGGACGACTATTGTTAAGGTCTTGGAGAAATTTGATGACTGGAAAGGGTCCTTGAATCAGTTCGGCTTTGGTGATTGTTTCAAGGATTACTATGATAATTAA